The genomic segment GTTtgttaaattcattttttaattctttttcggGGCTTCAACTCACTTTTCGAATTACCTTTTTGACGGGGGGGGCTGAAGATGTAGGAGGAAAAAGGTAAACGAACGAAGCCAAGCCAGAGATTCTTTTTGCTAGAGGAaaacatcaaatgaaaataacacgGAATGACTAATAATAGACCCGACATCACGGTTAGCACAGCTTGgatggatgttgttgttgttgttgggggggAGAGAGCCGGGGTGGGATATCCTTGAGTGATTTGGTTCGTGAGTGAAGCGAATGGCAatgtcaaactttttttttttcttttttggggagcCACTCAACAGATGACAGACTTCCTTCTCCAGAAATCAACAAGAAGAGCAGGACCTCATTCACAAGacttgaacaacaacaacccccgTGGATCTCATCTTTTCCTAGATGATGCCCtgaagaattttgtttgggtcttttttctttgtgttggCCTCCGTCGTCGCGTCGATTGAGGCTAAACTCTTTTcgtgagagagaaggaaagaaagaaagaaagaaaagaaaatttaaaaggtAGACGACTCTCTGGCACGCTCAACGACTCTTGATGGTTCGTCGTGTCGAAGCTCGCGGCTGTGTTCACCCCCTTCATCGGGAGGGAATGAATCGTTTGTGTTTGGCTCatcatccaacaacaacaacaacaacagcgcctgagaaagaaattgaagagaGCTAGGAGAAAGAAGTGTGTatagagaaaaatcaaattgaacatTTTCAGTGGATGGGCTAGCGACTGAGAGCTAGAGCCTTGTAATTAAAGGTGCAACCGTGTGTTCTATACagacggagagagaaagagataagaGCGAACACGTCGAACTCTGATAGAGACTTGGACTCGgtactgatgatgatgatgatggtgatgatgaggAGGAGTAgagtcgatgatgatgatggtggtggctACCTGTGCTTTTTGTTTGTCGAATATTATCCTCCACACTCTTTATAGACTGTGCGCAGTCGGAGCAGCGAGGTACGAGTGAGAGCAGCAGGGAAATGGGGAAGAAATTGGAGGTGGCGATggaagggaaaataaagaaaaaaaagggcggaaCTGTTGTAGATGGAaaaaactactttttttttcgggggccagaaaataaaataaaaataacatggggctactactactactactactactattacGATTACTACAGCCAATTACTAAAAGTAGCTCCGGGGGAGTTGTTGTCGCTGCAGTATACTTGTCCAACTCTACccactatactatatatactataAGGTTAGAGTGGTAGCTCATCCGTGTTCTATATTATATGTATAGACGTTTGCCTTTAGCTGCCCTTCTCCGTTGCAGTTCTTTAATGAAGAcactacagcagcagcagcagcagcagcagcacataaCTGAAAAGACCTTACACGCTCCTTAAAGGACGGTCAGAGTCGCCGAAGTAGCGGAGAATTGGTTCCTGTGTGTGCCCAGGGAAAGTTGTTACTGTGCGCGATTAGCTCCGGCCATCATCGTTAAAAGCCAGAAAAAGAACATCAAAAAGCCCAAACTTTACACGGGAAACCAAAGAGCTTTttcgaacacacacacatacatatgTATATAAGCCGGGCCATTTTCGGTCAGAAAAAAGGCTTGATTGACGCACTTCTCCGTCTCACCGTCTTTCATTCGCCCAAGATTAGAATTTATCCTTCCAAACATTAGTCAAAAACCAACTTCACCAAACGCCAAGAAAAGATTGGCGGGTTGTTTGGGTCGTCATTAACcgagaaaagggaagaaaagaaaagaaaccaagtGTGAGAGAGTCACCAATGTGTTGACCAGATGTCTTTTTCCACGAAACAACTTAAggctaagagaaaaagaaaaaaagattctcaaCTTTATTTCTCATTAGGGGCGAACGTTTCTTTAAAAAGTCTCTCGACACTTTGGTGTTTTGTTGTCACACGACCGCAGCTCCGAAATTAGCGACACTGTCACAAATAAAACGGGAAAACTGGAAATGATTTCCTCCGATTGACGTGGAATTTGAACCGAGTCACTGATACCAGAAAAAAGGTCAAATAGTctcaacaattttcaaaactgCCGTTGCTAGGGAGCCTATAGCGTTAGATTTCGTGTGTCGTACCGTCGTGTGGGTTGGTCCAAATGTGTGTACATACTTATAGGaagtcgaaaagaaaagaaggaaggcgATAATGGTTTCCCATCAGCACGCAGCCTTacagtcttttgttttttggaaaaacaaaaaatcgtggaaagaaaaatgggaatgaagaacaaaggaagaaaagaaatgaaaaattcattcccttccagaattcttttttgtttattttttaatgaccgAAATGAAGAACGGAAGTGCGGGCATCCGCGTAATTTCATATCGTCTAATTACgatgagagagaaggaaaaaccGGGTGGTATTGCCCCCACGATGGTTTTTCGTGATCGTGACGACAATTATTGCCGACGACCAGCAGCATGCAACACaaacacagagagaaaatcaaCGAATTTAAAACTGTGTACGGCTTACATTGTCTTGTTTGGCGTCGTTTATCCTTTTTCACAAACTTCCGTCCGACTACCAATTTGATCGaggcaatttttatttgttatttgtacTACTCGCTAACGATCAGAATCGGACCTGCAGTTTATATATAATAGTCCTGGACATTTTCACGGTTTTACTATGTGTACGCGGTGACCACCCAAAAATCCGACACGGCACCCGCATATCCGTcccatgttttgttttattttgatttctcgaCTTTATCGCCATCGATCGCTTTATTGGATCATTGCATATGCACACATGAAACCGTAGCCGGTGATGGCGGTGACTGGATTGCATGTCATGTGTGtgttggttgttttgtttgtgtgactcaattttacttaaaaaaaaacatcttttgtTTATCGAATTATATTCAGGTTTGGCCCTTCAACATTCGATCGACTACATGGCCAACATGTCGGTGCTGGGATCACGCATGGGGGAAGTCCACCACTCGCCGTCGCTCCTCGGTTCCACGGAATTACCTTTCTCTTTGGATggtaaatcaaataatcatATCATATCAGAATCGTTAGATTTACAACTCAATTTACATCGGGCAAAGAGCCGCGCCCAGCTAAAAAGCCAAAGGCCAAAACTCAATCATGCCCAGCTCAatatccaccaccacccctcTTTCTTTTGTGCTGGGCATCATGATGATCTATAACTTATTCATCGACTGAATAATTCTGCGCCAACAATTCTCGGCATCAATGTAAAATTTACatcttttcattcattcattttcttttttggtgggggtGCAGGTTTTGATCTTGGCTCGCGATTGGCCAGCCCTCGACCCGCCATCCGACAGAGTCGCAAACGAGCTTTGTCCAGTTCACCTTATTCGGACTCGCTGGATCTGGGCTCGATGATCCGCTTCTCGCCCAATTCTCTCGTCTCCATCATGAACGGATCCCGTTCCTCCTCCACCTCAGGCTCTTACGGCCATCTGTCGGCAGGTAAATAACGGACCTGTCATCTCACACGATCCGCCAACAGCGGATCGTGTCGAAAATGAATCTTAATTGTTTACTTGTTCAATCAAATTCacgatcttctttttcttatctttccGTGATTCCAGGTGCACTGAGTCCGGCCATGGGCTTGCCACCTCTGCCGACAGCTCACCTCCAGCAATTGCAGGCGCATCTGATACGGACGGGCAGCCTGGGAGGCAGTTTGGGCGGCAGTTTGGGTGGGCACGGCTCGCCTTTTTACCCTGGAATGCTGCACCAGTCCAGCAACCAGCCCCACCAGTATCCGCACAATCTCTTCCAGTTGTCAGGCTCGGGTCTGGGTCACCATCCGCCTCCGATGAGCCTCGGCTCTCACGGCCATCTCAACAGCGGGCACCACACCAGCGTCAAGCCCGAGTACGAGGCGGCCAAAAAGGAGTCGCACAATCCCGTGTCCAGCACGGTCGACTCTGAAACTCACATGGAAGTCGTCAAGATGCGGACCAAAATCAAGAAGGAGCCGATGGCCACCGctcccgccgccgccgctgtcgTCCAGCCGCCCATGTCCAGCAAGGACagtcaccatcaccaccaccatcaccacttGCACAGCGGCGAGCCGATGGACGACGACGGTCACGACGGTTCCGGCGACCCGATGAAAGACGAGCCGGGCGATTTCATCGAAACGCATTGCCACTGGCGCGACTGCGACAAAGAATTCGCCACGCAGGACGACCTGGTCAAGCACATCAACAACGACCACATTCACGCCAATAAAAAGAGTTTCGTCTGCCGCTGGAAGGAATGCTCCCGCGAAGAGAAACCCTTCAAAGCTCAGTACATGCTGGTCGTCCACATGCGCCGACACACGGGCGAGAAACCTCATAAATGCACGGTAGGTCAAAATCATTAAAGAAATGTCGATGAActttattaattcattttattttattttttggggaaaatagTTTGAGGGATGTTCCAAAGCTTATTCCCGTCTGGAGAACTTGAAGACTCATTTGAGATCACACACGGGCGAGAAACCTTACATGTGCGAATTCCCAGGGTGCAGCAAAGCATTCAGCAACGCATCCGACCGGGCCAAACATCAAAATCGAACCCATTCGAATGAGGTgcgtacaaataaaaatttttatccatttggtttgtcattttaattgatcttttttgtggaatttgttttttttattttagaaaccCTACGTCTGCAAAGCTCCTGGCTGTACCAAACGCTACACGGATCCCAGCTCGTTGCGCAAGCACGTGAAAACGGTCCACGGTGCGGAATTCTACGCCAACAAGAAACACAAAGGCGGTGACTCGGCCGGACCGGGTCCCAGTCCCGGCGGTGGCATGATGGCTGGAGCCAGTCCACGAAGTGACGACGGTGGCAACAAGACGGCCAGCGTCTCCAGTCCTAGCGTCAAATCAGAAGAGGCCGGCTCGCCGGGACAGATTGGCAGTCCAGGCACCGATTCGAGTATCATGACGCCGGGCGTCGTCTCGTGCGCCGACACTTTCGGCCCGTGCGACGACCCGGACAGCGTCAGCACGGCCAACGGTGGCATGGCTGACGTCCTCGACCAGGAATGGGCAGCTGAAGAAATCGACGAATTCGACATTGCCGAACTGTCCGCTTCCGTCTCAGTGGCTTTGGGCGCTGGCGGAGGTAACGACGGTGGTGGCAACAGCCCCGGAAGAGCGGCCGCTTTCAACTTGCAGGATCGAAATGCCCGCAATCGGATGAAGGGCCGTCTTCAAGCTAAACCCATGCCCGCACTTCTTTCTTTGCCCAGCATCAACGGTCCCAATAACCGGCGAGGCAGTGGATTGAGTGAGATCAACCAACGGATCACTGATTTGCGGatgggcggcggcggtggcaaCTCGACCGTCACTTCCCAGTCGCCTCAGACGGGAAATCGACCCACCAGTCAATTGCTGGGCCAGACGATGCTTCTGCCCGGCAGCCAGCAAGAGATCCGCAGGGATAGCAACGCCACCACCGTCAGCTCCTATTACGGAAGCATGCGTTCCGGCGCCTCTCCGCTTCCCTTCAGCCGCCGATCGTCGGAAGTTTCGCAAATTTCCAACGTCTCCGGAAGAGCGGCTTTCCTCTCGTCGCCTTACGATCCCATTTCACCGGGCAGTTCCAGACGATCCAGCGAGGCCTCCAACTTCCAGGGCAATCAAATCGGTGGTGCAACAACCGGCAATTTGTACGTCGCCCAGCCAGGCCAGCACCAACAAGTTGGCGTGGTCAGTAACCAGCCGTTGACGGCTTCGATGGCCGCCCATCTCCAGAAGATGCAACGACGGGCCCTGATTATGCAGAACATGACGTCCACTCAAAATCTGGTCCTCCAAACGCAAAGTATGTCACTCAGTCAACAGAATTTGGCCGCCAATGCCAGCGCCAATCCGTCACCAAGTCCTCACCCTCATCACCACCAACACAATTCCGCATCCGGATGGATGAACGGTGGACAGGGCGTCCAGAACATGAACGGAGGAGTCGCTTATCCTCGCCAGAGCCAAACACCCGGAGCAGTGATGCCGTCGTACACGCAACAACCGACTCAGGGCCAGCGAGAGATGCGACGGGCGTCGGATCCAGTCCGGCCGATGGCTGCTCAAACGGCGGTTCCTCTTCCGCCACTCAACTCCGCACTGCAGAGACACCACAGCGTCAACAACGTACAACAGCAGCCGATGATGCTCCGTACAGCTACCGCCACAGGGACTAACAATCCGGCCGCCCGCGGTGTCAACGGGTATCCTCCCAACCACCCCAACAGCGGAATCGTCTTGGAAGAAGTCGGTGAGGGTCACATGGTCGAAGAGAAGCTTGTCGTTCCTGACGAAATGCTCCAGTATCTCAATCAGGTAAGAATTGAACGACTAATTAATCGATTAAAATTGTTCTCTAAcggatttgaattttgtttttaaaaaggtgaGCGTCAATCAAGATGGAAGAATGGCCTCTCCACGATCCTACTTTATGGGTCGAAGCCCTCGACCGGATTCGGCTCCGCACAACCAGTTCAGGGcgatgcaacaacaacaccaacagcaacagttCCACCAAtttcagcagcaacaacagcagcaacaacagcagcaacaacaacaacaacagcaaatgaCTAATCAGTACAATCCAGCGACAATGATGGGCAGTCACAATTATCCAGGTCACCATCAGCCCAACAATACCATGGTTGGCTACAACAACGGAGCCGTCATGCACATTAGTCCGACGCCTTCCGCTCGCAATCAACTGGGAATGCAAGCCAGTCCGGCATTGGCGGCCACAGCTCCTCAGCACTTCAATGGGCCGGCCGTTTGCCATCAAGCTCAAGTTGGCCAGCCTCAAGGCCAACAGCAACAAGCTCCTGCGATGTACGGCACCTGCCCAGCTCAACAACAATCACCTGTCGTCGCCAGCGGTGTGGTGGCAGCCCAGCaagggcaacaacaaccaaatatGGTCGGATGTAACGTCATGCAGCCGTCAAACTACTCGCAGGCTGGAGCCAACTACGGGCCAGCCCACGCGGCCGGCGTCAATGCCATGCCttacaacaactacaacaaccaacaacctgCCATGGCGATGAATAATGGCTACATGATGAATCAACAATGCGGTCATATGCAAGCCGCCCAACAACAAGCCAATCCGGTTGCCCAGGGATTCAACAATCCTTGCTCTCCGTGCACCGGCCATCATCACCAACAGCCCCAGCCCGTCTGCAACAACAATCCGggaaacaaccaaaattgGCAATGCGGATATCCCACCCCCAACAacatgacgcaacaacaacagcaacaccatcAGGCGATGCCGTTCccccagcagcaacaacacaatAATGTTGCGTGGCAGAACAACGCCATGCAAGGTCCAGGAAACGGAGCGTCCAACGTCCAGGTTCCGCCGACCAATGCTCAGTCTTTGATGTACAACAACATGCAGAGCAACGCTGCGATGGCCTACAACAACTATCCTCGTCCGCCACCTTACAGCCAAGTGGCATCCGCCATTCAATGCCAAGATGTGAGCCAGTCTCAAGATTTCATCAACCGAGCTCGCGTTCAAGGAGCTGCCCAGCAGCAGGGGCCATCAGCTACCccggtccagcagcagcacagccagCAGATTAACAACGCGGCCACAGCCGTTCCGTCTGTGGCTACCGGTGTCACAACGCCGAGTAATATGCGTCCTGAGACGTACCAGCGCACATTGGAATATGTCCAGCAGTGCCAATCTTGGTCATCGACAGGAGACGGCAACAATGGCGGACGAGCGGCTAAGGAGAACAAACCaccccagcagcaacaacaacaacaacctgggGCTTGCGAGCCTCAAATGACCAAGACGGCCGAGACGGCCGCTGTCGGACGGGCCTTGCTTTCCCCTGGCCAGGACGCCGTTTCCAGCTCAACGGATCGACAggaagcggcggcggcggcggctgctgcagCTCTGTTGCCTTCCTCGGCCAACAACATGGTTGTTAACGACATGAACACTTCACTCAATTCGCTGATGCAGGAGAACCGTTTCTTGCAAATGATTCAGTAGTATAGCAACTGTTGCGTactctgcttcttcttctttctcgttgAGTGAGTTCTAGTGCAATAAGCTGGGCAAACCGCACGCCAATCAGAGCCGACAAATTCGTCTCTTTTGGCTGGGCTCCGATGGAACAAGACTGCGTGTGAAGATCTCGCCTCAATTactctttgtttttgtttttttaattattatttcttatttgttcaGTGCTGCCTACGTgtcttaataataatttgaatattcttGTACATTAAATTGTGTTCCGTGGAGACTCAATGACGTGCGCCGAGTGccaaaaggggaagaaaaaacaattttggccGTTATTTCGTAtatactgtgtgtgtgtgtggtttgTGTCTCTGCCTTACTTTTGCAGCTGTtacttcccccttttttgggtttgggaGGTGTTTTTGTGGGAGGGGAGATGTGTATATGTGTGCCTTTGCGTGTCCTTGTTTCTCGTGCCTGTTCGAATAATATTTGTTGTGATACTGCCTTTTTCGAATTAGTTTGTTTGCTCCATCAATCATATCTCCGGTGCCTTGACAGCTTAATGATTTTGCTGCAGTGCCATATCGGAGCGCCTTGGTACCATGACAGTTGTATAATGATGTGAACAtcatcatatatatatattctcttGAACAGCAAGATTTTTTGCATGTGGACTGGCCCAAATGGCAGCCTATGAATTGTGCTTTGTGGTACTTGAAAACTGTACTTACAtgttcaataaaataaactgtATGTCTGTTGAAATGTTACAGTCTCTCTATTTTTCACAATCATATACACTAACATACATTCTAAATCATCCCCTATATGGCGTGTTGTTGTGCATAAAGGTGTCCTTTGTTATATGGAGTCCTGCCACAcataaagaataataaaaggcAATTAGATAAAGAATGAAGATCACAATCTCAAGGTATAAATTACTGAAAGTGTTTTCTTCGGTGGGGGTGACCTGCACAACACTTGTCCGTAGAATTTCCTCTGCTTGGTTTCCAAGCTTGATTaactgccaaaaaaataacagggTATCACTTGGAATGTCGGCACGAAACGAGAATGATCAACTTACTTCTGCTATTGCTTCTTGACTTGATATTCTCTGATATTTTCGGAATTCAGAATTGATTTTCAGGCGAGCGGCTATaatgtaaataattaaaattcatcaattaACCTGATATATGACtacatttcttattatttgtcatATTTCGAAAGAAATTCCTACCATCCATGGCGACTTGATCATTGGTAAACACTTTGGTACGAGTTCGATGTAGACACCGAAAACATTTTAGAACCTATACGAGGCACAAAATAAAGGAAACCAATAAATAAGttggaaatcaataaatacaAGGACAAAAATAACATCtgaaagtttctttatttACCTCTGCTCTAAGGGGGGCGgccattttctgttttgacaAACAGCGTTGTAGAATCAAAACAGAAccacaacattttttgaattacatctaaatgtgtttttaatgGTGTCTTTCACATTCCTCAatgtttatttaataatttattccacatttttttaaatttagtatAAATTTAATAGCtcctttaaagttttgatGAATTTGGCAACGTTTTGGGTGTATTGGCCCAGCCTTCAACGAGAGAACAGAGAGGGATAGGGCCGAACAAAAGACAAGCGTTTTAGTTAGTAATGGAGTAACGAAGGATTAGAACGGAGTGTTGGGTTGTATTCGGACTTGTGGTGTTATTGGTGGTGGAATTTAAAGCGTCCCTTGATTGCGAAAGACATAACACAAGTGAATTATGACTTTACCTCAAGTGATTCTCCCGAAAGTGGTGCCGTTTAACTGTGGTTCGATACCCAGTCAGCTGTACTCGCTTCTCTAGCTcaactcatctttttttttttttttttcaaaaaatataaatatattatagTGTTGTTTCTAATCTTCTGCTGGTTTTGGATTGTTTGAGCAGACCAGTGAAGATAATCATGCGTTTTCTGCTGTTACTAGTATGCATTCATCTGGTCACCACACATTTCGCCACTTCGGCCGGTGAGTCATCTGTTTTTTGTGATTGCCCCATcatcggcttcttcttctgatgtTATTCACCTCGTCCAGAGGCCATGAAAATGTGCAACCGTTTGAGAAAACCAGTATTCCTCCCTCCCGTGACTTATAAATCTGAATTTCTTGACGTTTGGGGTGTTTTCTTTGTCGCTAGAAAAAGTGTAGCAATCGTCGCGCAAGTGGTTTGACGGTAGGGGGACGACcctttgttcctttttcttggaaaGTCATGAAACATTAAGTACTACCTCATACATTCGAGTAGACTTTTTTCCAACGTCATTATAAATGCGTGTTTCAGCTTCAAGTTCAACGGACTGTATCTCTCTCTACCATTTCCCGGtttattatcatttatcaCGGCtcggttctctctctctcgtaccGGTTCATGGCTTGTACgcaaatttcccaaaaaaaagaaactaaccAGAAGTTGTAGTGACACTGCAGTCAGTGTTATTTTTCACAAGTAGACTCGTTCATACTCGCACACACATATACTTTTAGATTCTAGGAAGATACGAcggatttcttttgatgtgtaacccttttctctctctctcttagacgtgatgatgatgatgatgtgtaTTGCCTCCACCTGGAAACAGGAAATGACTGTTGGCCACATTATTGTTGTGCAAGTTTTAACTCGCCTTCCTTTCAATGCTGGCGTCCATTCTGATGAGTGGAGGCCGTGACTCAAAGTCCACACCGGATGACGAGCCATGCTACTGTtagtatgtacacacacacacacatcagtaGCAGCAGACGGCTATTagtatctttttatttcaatagaaGTAGTGATcgcacaaaaacaaaatcctcCCCCCTTGA from the Daphnia pulex isolate KAP4 chromosome 1, ASM2113471v1 genome contains:
- the LOC124196500 gene encoding zinc finger protein GLI2-like isoform X1, which translates into the protein MDPNSGLGPGAGGLPLHMPSAFAAFPPAASGPGALAAAAAAHAAADQRGGPDSRFLWDPSGRIHPTYHGHPGLASSGASSASLQEFTLLAAARRSAAAAAAVAAAGVGGGGSGGSHPMSMGVGMPSSGVGPGELHPAYRLNPYTIEHLYSSLHSSPTASLRGLSPLDPRGLALQHSIDYMANMSVLGSRMGEVHHSPSLLGSTELPFSLDGFDLGSRLASPRPAIRQSRKRALSSSPYSDSLDLGSMIRFSPNSLVSIMNGSRSSSTSGSYGHLSAGALSPAMGLPPLPTAHLQQLQAHLIRTGSLGGSLGGSLGGHGSPFYPGMLHQSSNQPHQYPHNLFQLSGSGLGHHPPPMSLGSHGHLNSGHHTSVKPEYEAAKKESHNPVSSTVDSETHMEVVKMRTKIKKEPMATAPAAAAVVQPPMSSKDSHHHHHHHHLHSGEPMDDDGHDGSGDPMKDEPGDFIETHCHWRDCDKEFATQDDLVKHINNDHIHANKKSFVCRWKECSREEKPFKAQYMLVVHMRRHTGEKPHKCTFEGCSKAYSRLENLKTHLRSHTGEKPYMCEFPGCSKAFSNASDRAKHQNRTHSNEKPYVCKAPGCTKRYTDPSSLRKHVKTVHGAEFYANKKHKGGDSAGPGPSPGGGMMAGASPRSDDGGNKTASVSSPSVKSEEAGSPGQIGSPGTDSSIMTPGVVSCADTFGPCDDPDSVSTANGGMADVLDQEWAAEEIDEFDIAELSASVSVALGAGGGNDGGGNSPGRAAAFNLQDRNARNRMKGRLQAKPMPALLSLPSINGPNNRRGSGLSEINQRITDLRMGGGGGNSTVTSQSPQTGNRPTSQLLGQTMLLPGSQQEIRRDSNATTVSSYYGSMRSGASPLPFSRRSSEVSQISNVSGRAAFLSSPYDPISPGSSRRSSEASNFQGNQIGGATTGNLYVAQPGQHQQVGVVSNQPLTASMAAHLQKMQRRALIMQNMTSTQNLVLQTQSMSLSQQNLAANASANPSPSPHPHHHQHNSASGWMNGGQGVQNMNGGVAYPRQSQTPGAVMPSYTQQPTQGQREMRRASDPVRPMAAQTAVPLPPLNSALQRHHSVNNVQQQPMMLRTATATGTNNPAARGVNGYPPNHPNSGIVLEEVGEGHMVEEKLVVPDEMLQYLNQVSVNQDGRMASPRSYFMGRSPRPDSAPHNQFRAMQQQHQQQQFHQFQQQQQQQQQQQQQQQQQMTNQYNPATMMGSHNYPGHHQPNNTMVGYNNGAVMHISPTPSARNQLGMQASPALAATAPQHFNGPAVCHQAQVGQPQGQQQQAPAMYGTCPAQQQSPVVASGVVAAQQGQQQPNMVGCNVMQPSNYSQAGANYGPAHAAGVNAMPYNNYNNQQPAMAMNNGYMMNQQCGHMQAAQQQANPVAQGFNNPCSPCTGHHHQQPQPVCNNNPGNNQNWQCGYPTPNNMTQQQQQHHQAMPFPQQQQHNNVAWQNNAMQGPGNGASNVQVPPTNAQSLMYNNMQSNAAMAYNNYPRPPPYSQVASAIQCQDVSQSQDFINRARVQGAAQQQGPSATPVQQQHSQQINNAATAVPSVATGVTTPSNMRPETYQRTLEYVQQCQSWSSTGDGNNGGRAAKENKPPQQQQQQQPGACEPQMTKTAETAAVGRALLSPGQDAVSSSTDRQEAAAAAAAAALLPSSANNMVVNDMNTSLNSLMQENRFLQMIQ
- the LOC124196500 gene encoding zinc finger protein GLI2-like isoform X2: MPSAFAAFPPAASGPGALAAAAAAHAAADQRGGPDSRFLWDPSGRIHPTYHGHPGLASSGASSASLQEFTLLAAARRSAAAAAAVAAAGVGGGGSGGSHPMSMGVGMPSSGVGPGELHPAYRLNPYTIEHLYSSLHSSPTASLRGLSPLDPRGLALQHSIDYMANMSVLGSRMGEVHHSPSLLGSTELPFSLDGFDLGSRLASPRPAIRQSRKRALSSSPYSDSLDLGSMIRFSPNSLVSIMNGSRSSSTSGSYGHLSAGALSPAMGLPPLPTAHLQQLQAHLIRTGSLGGSLGGSLGGHGSPFYPGMLHQSSNQPHQYPHNLFQLSGSGLGHHPPPMSLGSHGHLNSGHHTSVKPEYEAAKKESHNPVSSTVDSETHMEVVKMRTKIKKEPMATAPAAAAVVQPPMSSKDSHHHHHHHHLHSGEPMDDDGHDGSGDPMKDEPGDFIETHCHWRDCDKEFATQDDLVKHINNDHIHANKKSFVCRWKECSREEKPFKAQYMLVVHMRRHTGEKPHKCTFEGCSKAYSRLENLKTHLRSHTGEKPYMCEFPGCSKAFSNASDRAKHQNRTHSNEKPYVCKAPGCTKRYTDPSSLRKHVKTVHGAEFYANKKHKGGDSAGPGPSPGGGMMAGASPRSDDGGNKTASVSSPSVKSEEAGSPGQIGSPGTDSSIMTPGVVSCADTFGPCDDPDSVSTANGGMADVLDQEWAAEEIDEFDIAELSASVSVALGAGGGNDGGGNSPGRAAAFNLQDRNARNRMKGRLQAKPMPALLSLPSINGPNNRRGSGLSEINQRITDLRMGGGGGNSTVTSQSPQTGNRPTSQLLGQTMLLPGSQQEIRRDSNATTVSSYYGSMRSGASPLPFSRRSSEVSQISNVSGRAAFLSSPYDPISPGSSRRSSEASNFQGNQIGGATTGNLYVAQPGQHQQVGVVSNQPLTASMAAHLQKMQRRALIMQNMTSTQNLVLQTQSMSLSQQNLAANASANPSPSPHPHHHQHNSASGWMNGGQGVQNMNGGVAYPRQSQTPGAVMPSYTQQPTQGQREMRRASDPVRPMAAQTAVPLPPLNSALQRHHSVNNVQQQPMMLRTATATGTNNPAARGVNGYPPNHPNSGIVLEEVGEGHMVEEKLVVPDEMLQYLNQVSVNQDGRMASPRSYFMGRSPRPDSAPHNQFRAMQQQHQQQQFHQFQQQQQQQQQQQQQQQQQMTNQYNPATMMGSHNYPGHHQPNNTMVGYNNGAVMHISPTPSARNQLGMQASPALAATAPQHFNGPAVCHQAQVGQPQGQQQQAPAMYGTCPAQQQSPVVASGVVAAQQGQQQPNMVGCNVMQPSNYSQAGANYGPAHAAGVNAMPYNNYNNQQPAMAMNNGYMMNQQCGHMQAAQQQANPVAQGFNNPCSPCTGHHHQQPQPVCNNNPGNNQNWQCGYPTPNNMTQQQQQHHQAMPFPQQQQHNNVAWQNNAMQGPGNGASNVQVPPTNAQSLMYNNMQSNAAMAYNNYPRPPPYSQVASAIQCQDVSQSQDFINRARVQGAAQQQGPSATPVQQQHSQQINNAATAVPSVATGVTTPSNMRPETYQRTLEYVQQCQSWSSTGDGNNGGRAAKENKPPQQQQQQQPGACEPQMTKTAETAAVGRALLSPGQDAVSSSTDRQEAAAAAAAAALLPSSANNMVVNDMNTSLNSLMQENRFLQMIQ
- the LOC124196526 gene encoding complex III assembly factor LYRM7-like, whose amino-acid sequence is MAAPLRAEVLKCFRCLHRTRTKVFTNDQVAMDAARLKINSEFRKYQRISSQEAIAELIKLGNQAEEILRTSVVQVTPTEENTFRLHITKDTFMHNNTPYRG